The following is a genomic window from Nitrospira sp..
GTCGATATGACGGGTCTGCCTGCAATTGAACGTGCCTGTGCAGGCCGCGCGATTGGAGCCATTTGGATAGAAACGCCATCCAACCCGTTGGTGAGCGTCGCCGATATTGCTGAAATTGTGAACATTGCTAAAGCGCATGGAGCGGTAACTTGTGTCGACAACACATGGGCCACACCACTACTTCAACGACCGTTGGAGCTGGGAGCCGATGTGGTTGTCCACTCGTTGACAAAGTACATTGGTGGTCATAGTGACGTAATGGCAGGAGCCGTCGTCGTAAGAGAAGACGGGGCACATCTCGAAGAAATGCGAGCCATGCAGCGCCACCGGGGCATTCTGCTATCTCCGTTCGATTGCTGGATGGCTCTCCGTGGCGTTGCCACGTTATCCGCACGCATGGCGGTTCACTGCTCAAATGCGATGCAGCTTGCCCGCCACCTTGAGGGCCACCCCAAAATCTCGGCCGTTCATTATCCCGGCCTGCCTTCTCACTCAGGCCACAGGATTGCGGCAAAGCAGATGAACGCCTTTGGTGGAATGCTGTCGATTGTGCTGCGTGGTGGCCGCAAAAACGCAATGGCTGTTGCAACAACGCTGCAAGTTTTCACTCGTGCAACAAGCTTGGGTGGCAATCACAGCCTGATCGAGCATCGCGCATCGATTGAAGGCCTCTCGACGATGGCGCCAGAAGGACTCTTACGACTATCGATCGGATTGGAGCATGTTGACGATCTCCGGGCTGACCTTGACCGGTCGCTGAACGCTGCATTTCAATAATGCTATTGTCGATTACGTAAGATGAGCATGAAGACGTGTCATGGAAATAAGAAAGCCTGCTGGCTTTCGCCAGCAGGCTTCTTTTTGTAACCCGGCATCGTTCTACTTTCCCACTGCCTCGCGGCAGCAGTATCATCGACCTTGGAGGGCTTAACTTCCGTGTTCGGTATGGGAACGGGTGTGGCCCCTCCGGCAAGGACACCGGGAACATTGAATACGTCTTGATTGGTGCGTGCCGTTTTCAGATCTGCTCGAAGCCCACGCATAGCGTATCGCTCAGAACATTTCATCGACACTCCGTAGCGCGTTCTGCGCGCCGCGGTAAGACCATGTCTATCAGGAGCAAAGGATGTTAAACCGCACGACCGATTAGTACTGGTTAGCTACAACCCTTACAGGTCTTCCACACCCAGCCTATCAAACTCGTGGTCTACAAGTGGTCTTTAGGTAGCATACGCTACGGGAGAGCTTATCTTGAGGCACGCTTCTCGCTTAGATGCTTTCAGCGATTATCGCTTCCGAACATAGCTACCCGGCGCTGCCGCTGGCGCGACAACCGGCACACTAGAGGTTCGTCCTTCACAGTCCTCTCGTACTAGTGAAAGCCCCTCTCAACTCTCCTCCGCCCACAACAGATAGGGACCGAACTGTCTCACGACGTTCTGAACCCAACTCTCGTACCGCTTTAATAGGCGAACAGCCTAACCCTTGGGACCAGCTTCAGCCCCAGGATGCGATGAGTCGANNNNNNNNNNNNNNNNNNNNNNNNNNNNNNNNNNNNNNNNNNNNNNNNNNNNNNNNNNNNNNNNNNNNNNNNNNNNNNNNNNNNNNNNNNNNNNNNNNNNGCTCGTGGCGGTCAAGAGTCGCTGGGGCTTCTGGAAATGTTGCGATCGACTGCGACTCGATGGGTATCCCTGGAACCCGAAGCGGCTCTGGCGCGTGTATTGTCAGCTGCGGCTGAATCTGCCGCGTCGGACGAAGAAGCGACTGCCGGTCCGTCTGCGCCAACCGTTGGACGTGGTGCCCCAGCCGAATACCACGTGGGCGGTGGACTTCATGAGCGACACGCTCTATGGAGGCCGTCGATTCCGGACGCTGAACATCCTCGATGAAGGCGTCCGCGAGGCGCTGGCGATTGAAGTGGATACATCGCTACCCGCCGAACGTGTGATCCGGGTGCTGGAACAGGTGGTGGCTTGGCGAGGTCGGCCGCAGGCGATTCGGCTCGACAATGGCCCGGAGCTGATCGCGGACCGGTTTATGACCTGGTGTGCGGAGCACGGGATCGAACTACGGTATATCCAGCCTGGGAAGCCGAACCAGAATGCGTTCATCGAGCGATTCAATCGCACCTATCGCACGGAAGTCCTCAATGCGTACGTATTCGAGTCGCTGGAGCAGGTCCGGGAGATCACTGAGGAATGGCTCCAGAGTTACAACGAGGAGCGGCCTCATGAGGCGTTGGCAGGCCTGCCGCCCGCCACGTATCGAACCAACCTTGAAGCCCGAAGTTCTCCATTGGCAGTGTCGCCTTGACGGGGGAGCTTACAGGATGAGAGGCAAAAGCTGAAACCGAGGAAGGGGCGTAAAGGTGGCTCCTTCTCCTATAACTAGACTGTATTAAAATCACCTGGAGTAACAATGGGTTACAAATCATGAGCAAATTTCAATTGTGATCCCTATGGCCTTCTCCCTGAAACTGGCCCCTATTGGCCCCTTGAGCTTACCGGGGGAAAGGAGGGGGCTGGGATGATGGCTTAGAGGAAAGACCGTTGCCCCCTGTAACTCTACGGAATTAGAGGTGCGTGTGGGGTTGGAGGAAAGCGGTTCCTCCCCCTGTAAGGAGACGGTATTAAAAACATTCGCGGAAACAATGGGCTGCAACTCTTGAGACAAAGCCCCTATTGAGAGGGCAATTCAGCCCCCCGAAGTACTGTGTTCTGTAACTCGACCTAATTAAATGAGGTGCGGCTCTTTCCCCCACCACTGTACGGAATTAAATGGGGCCTTGGTTTCGTCCCTCTATCCTATCCATGAGTGGGTGAATCTGGCCGGAGGGGTGCCTGCCGATACTGGCCAGGCAACAATGCAGGGGGCGGGTAGGCAGACTAGCAGAGAGAGAGAATACGGCGAGGCCGTGTTAGGAGGCTATTTATCCCAGCACCTGCCCACCGGCCCTATGTATATCTGCCCAACCATTGGGGCTTTCAGGAACAACCCACCGAAACCCACTTCCAGTTCAAACCACTGGCCGAATCGAAGCAACATAGTGCCCTCCTTGTTAGAAATGAATGGCCCGCTGTGTGGGCCTTGCTGCCACCTTCTACACTGCTCCTTTTCCCTTGTCGAGCATTTTAATCATCCACTTAAGTATTTAACCCATGTATGGGAGGATCTGTATTCCATCTATTCCTTCTCCGTTCCGGTATTGTTGCGTAGGCTAAAGGGTAGTATAGTCTGCGAATCAAATGGAGAAAACCCATGAACACAGTGATAACAGCCACGAAACCCACGGTAGCATACCTGCGAGTCAGTACGAGTGAGCAAGGCCATAGAGGGAACGGTTTGGAGGCACAGCGGGAAGCCGTGGAGCGATTCGCTAGGGCTGAGGGCTTTGCGGTTGTGGAATGGATCACTGAGGTGGAGACAGGCAAAGGAAGCAACGCACTCGCCCGAAGACCCAAACTTGCGGAGGCGCTAAAGACAGCTCGGCGACGGAAGGCCCCTGTGATTGTGTCAAAGCTTGACCGGCTCTCTCGTGACGTAGCATTCGTGGCTGGCCTCATGGCCGAGCGGGTGCCCTTCATCGTAACAGAGCTTGGCATGGACGTTGACCCCTTCGTTCTTCACTTATACGCGGCCCTTGGACAGAAAGAACGGGCTTTGATCTCAAGTAGAACAAAGGAAGCGCTCCAAGCCGTTAAGCGCAGGTTGGCTAGGCAAGGGAGAAAGCTTGGTAACCCTCATCCTCACAAACTCCGAGAAGCACAGCGGAAAGGGGCGGCTGCCACAAGGACGGCATCCGATAGGTTTGCCGCTTCCGTCCTGCCTATGATTGAGGGATATACGGCAAAGGGTTTGACGGTGCGTGAGGTTGCAGAAGAGTTGAATAAGAGCGGAGCGCGGACGTTAAGAGGCGGTTCCTGGCATGCTTCAACGGTGGTGAAGCTGAGGAAGCGTGCGCTGCATCAGTAATTACTTTGAAGGGGGCACTGTGCGAAAGCTGAATGGTGTGAGTTGCAGGACATTCAAGGGCCTGTGTGCTGTTGGTGCGCTTATGGCCCTCTCCGGTTGCATTACGCTTCCGGTCAAGGGTGAGTATAAGGAAGGGGCCGAAAGGTTTCTCGGATCGGCCACCGGCTACATAGGTGGAGAAGGCGACCTCTCGATAGTTTCTGAAGGGGGCGCAAAATGCGAGGGGCACTTCCGATACATTAACAGCGGGGTAAACGGTGATGGGGGGTTCAAGTGTTCGGATGGGAGAATGGGTGACTTCTTTTTCACTTCCAATGGGCATGAGGGAGAGGGCTTTGGCAAGGACAACGAGGGGAAACTATTCCGTTTCCATTTTGGCGGTCCCGAATACGCACCGACTTCATGGGCAGCGCTTGCAGCTACCTTCAATGGAATGAGTCAAACATACCGGCCCACCACCACCTACTGCACTCAGTATGTCCTCTCGTTCCGATGCACCCACTACTGACCTCGTATTGATGGGAAGCGCCGAAGTAGGCGAGTGCCCCAAGACCTACTGCCGTGGGCGTGGTGGCGGTGCCTGTCTCAGCTCAGGAGAAATGCGGGACGGCACGGGGGGAAATGGTGTCGGGATTCCTCGCGTATACCCTGCGACACTTTTTCCAAAAAATTATTTTGGCAAGGTAGATGCCACAGCTATACGGTGTCCCTATGGCATTCTCGACTAAAATATTTTGGTTAGAAGCTGTATATTGGGTTTATAATTCGGGCGGCCTCTATATGCCGGAGGGCGTTGATTCTGGAGGTTCGTCCACACGTCCTAGCCTTGCAGGGCGATCCGACCAATAGACCAAGGACTAGGCCGGAATACTGGGGTTGGGTCACAAAACCGGTGATCTCGGGTGCAGTTACAGAAACTCGGCTGGAAGGTTTTTATTGTGTGGGGTTGTCAGCTCAAAAACTCCGCGCTGTCGGTGAGGCGCATTGTAGATTTCCTCACCTAAATTGGTCGCTCGGATCTGCGATTGAATGTGTTACGATTTTTGGTGGTAAGTGGTTACGTGTTTTCCTCAACCCCAAACCACCACGCAAGGGCAACCGCTGGAAATCCACGGTGTTCTGTAATCCTCAACTTTCTGGACCGTGCTACGATCCTCTCCCGTTGGGGACACCAACCTTCTTCAAGGCGATCCTGTTCAAGGTCTCGGAGGTGTCCCCGTCGTGTTTGCGGATACTGCCGGGTACACTTTCTATCGTGTGCCGGGCGTTAATGCGTCGATGATCATGTCTGCAAGGGAGAAAGACTGATGCGACAGGGAATGCGTTGTTATCTGTTGCTTCTGGCGATGGCGGGGCTGTCGGGAGTCGAAGCGGCCGATCTTCCTTCATCGAAGAGCGCGCCATCCAAGATGGCAGAAGCGATCAAAGGCAAGGACGGAGCTCCGATGCTTCTGGTTTCTGCAGGCCCTTTCCTCATGGGCAGCAACGATGGGTTGCCGAATGAGCGGCCCGAGCATACGGTGACGGTCAAGGTCTTCTATATTGATCAATACGAAGTGACGGCAGGCCGCTATCAGAAGTTTGTGGAGCTGGGCAAACGTGAGATTCAAGATCCGGGAGACGAAGATGCGGGGCGTTCTTTGGAGGATCGCCCGGTTGTTGGCGTCACCTGGACGGAAGCCGCCGCCTACTGCATCTGGGCGGGAAAACGGCTACCGTCTGAAGCTGAATGGGAAAAGGCGGCGCGGGGGACGGATGGCCGGCGATATCCATGGGGAGCGATGCAGCCGTTCGTCGATATTGCCAACTACAATCGCGGGCTCTGGGTGAGTGAGACGGTGACGTTGGTGCCGGTCGGCAGCGGGCTGGATGGGATGAGTGTCCGGCACGGTCTGAAAGAAGGGGGGAAGAGCCCCTATGGATTGGCGCATATGGCAGGAAATGCCGCTGAATGGGTGAACGATTGGTATGATCGCGAGTATTATCAGCAGAGCCCCGACACCGATCCGTCTGGTCCGAAGAGCGGAGAGAAGCGGGTGCTTCGTGGCGGATCCTGGGCGGATCTTCCGACGGCGCTGCGAGTTACCGCTCGATTTTCAGCGGAGCCGGAGTTTGAAGATCGGACGGTCGGGTTTCGATGTGCCATGGATGCGTCGAAGTAGGTCGGATCTGTAGAATTATCCCGCAACCGACAACCCTTTCCGATTCTATTCTTAAACGCGCATGCAAGCTGACCCATCTGAACCATCTGCGAGATCTTCACAGGCCTCTCGCCCACCGGAGCGAACCGCTATTGTGATCGTTATGGGGTTGGTGTTGCTGTATGCGCTATGGACTCTTCGCGCTCCGCAACGCCCATCGGCCGGACCGGTTGGCCCTTCAACTATCGAACCTACTTCATTGACTGCCGAGATGATTCCACTGGTGTCCGGCGATGAACCCATCATCGAGATTTTTACCAAAGCCGGTTGTCCTGTGTGTCATGCGATTCCAGGGATTCCTGGTGCGAATGGGCAGGTTGGGCCCGCGCTTACGCTTGGCGTGACGGGGAGTCAACGGCTAGCCGACTCTTCTTATCGAGGAAGAGCCAGTACCGTGCATGAGTATATTGTGGAGTCCGTTGTCGATCCGTCAGTGTTTGTTGTCCCAGGGTATCCGGAGCGGACGATGCCGGTGTGGTACGGGGCAAAGTTGAGCGCGCTAGCTCTGGAGAAGATCGCAGATTACTTAGAGCACCAGACGGGGAATGCTTTGGCGCGGTAGGCGAGAAACTGTCCATGTTGTGCCGCGTGAGGTCAGCGTTTTTTGAGCGGGATGACGTTGCCATTTCCCTGAATCTTAAAGGCGTCGCTTTGCTGGTGTGAGGGATGTTTATCCAGCAAGGCATTGACCGCGTCATCGCCCTTGAGCCCTTCCAGCTTGATCTTGAGGCGGAGATTGTTGGCGCTGTCCGCGTTGATCAGGGCCTGTTCCAGACTGATCTTGTTGGCCTTATAGAGCTGGAAGAGGACATGGTCGAAGGTTTGGCAGCCTTCGTCGACTCCTTGCTCCATCGCTTCCTTCAGCGTATCGATTTCCGCTTTCTTGACGAGATCTTTCACGCGCGGCGTATCCAACATGATTTCCAGCGCCGGCACACGCCGCCCATCGAGAGAGGGTATGAGGCGTTGAGAAATAATGGCGCGCAGGTTCAGTGAGAGTTGAAGGTAGATTTGCGGATGCCGCTCGACCGGGAAGAAGTTCATAATGCGCTCAATGGCCTGGTTGGCATTGTTTGAGTGCAGGGTCGCGATGCAGAGGTGTCCGGTTTCCGCGAATGTGATGGCGGCTTCCATGGTTTCGGTATCCCGGACTTCACCGATGAGAATCACATCGGGGGCCTGCCGAAGGGTGTTTTTCAGCGCATTCTGAAAGTTCAACGTATCGAAGCCGATCTCACGTTGAGTGATCAGCGATTTCTTGTGGCTGTGGACGAACTCAATCGGATCCTCGACCGTAATGATGTGCCCCTGGTGAACGGAGTTCCGGTGATCGATCATGGCCGCGAGCGAGCTTGATTTACCCGAGCCGGTGGCGCCAACGACCAGCACCAACCCGCGTTTCGTCATCGCGATATCTTTGATGATGGGCGGGAGTTGCAGCTGATCGACCGATTGAATCTCCGCTTTAATGAGACGGAAGACGAGGCCGACGTTGCCTCTTTGGCGGAAGATATTCACGCGGAACCGGCCAAGCTCTTTGTAGTAGAGCGCCAGGTTCATCTCCATTTTTTCTTCGAACTCGCCGCGCTGTTGTCCACGCATAAGGGCGAGCGCGAGGGCTTCAAGCTGCTCGTTGTTAAAGGGAGGCGCATCCGTTTGTTGGGTAGATCCGTGGATGCGGTAGATCGGGGGCGCGTCGACCGTGAGGTACATGTCGGACGCTTCCTGATCGACCATCACTTTTAAGAGGCTGCGGATATCCATGCCCGTCTCCGTTGTCTTGCTGTGGTTACGCGGCCCCGCTGAGCGAGGAAGCTGATCCGAAGAGGTTTGGGTTCATGCTGCGCGATTGCGCTTCGGCTTTTGTGACCAGGCCGCGTGTTGCCAGCTCAAGTAACGCCATGTCCATTGTTTGCATGCCGTCTTTCTGGCTGGCCTGCATGATGCCGGGAATCTGATGGAGCTTGGCTTCGCGGATCAGATTGCGGACGGCGGTGGTGGCGACCATGATTTCCAGTGCCGCCACACGTCCTCCCGACTTTTTCTTGAGCAGGGTTTGGGTAATGACAGCTTCCAGCGCTTCTGAGAGCTGCGTTCGGATTTGCGCCTGTTGGGCCGGTGGAAAGGCGTCGATGATACGGTCGATGGTTTTGGGCGCACTGGAAGTGTGGAGCGTGCCGAAGACCAAGTGTCCGGTTTCTGCTGCGGTCAGCGCGAGCTGAATGGTATCCAAATCGCGCATTTCTCCCACGAGCACAATATCGGGGTCTTCGCGAAGTGCGGACTTGAGGGCGTTGGCAAAGGATAGGGTATGCACGCCCAGTTCGCGCTGATTGACGAGGCACTTCTTGGATTTGTGGACGAACTCAATGGGATCTTCGATCGTAATGATGTGGCCTTCGAAGGTATTGTTCAGATAGTCGACCATGGCGGCGAGCGTCGTTGACTTACCCGACCCGGTAGGCCCGGTGACGAGAATGAGCCCTTTTTCCTTGTCGCAGAGCTGGCGCAAGGTTGGCGGCATGCCGAGCTTTTCAAGCGGAAGAATTTCCGTGGGAATATTTCGGAAGACCGCCCCGAGTCCGCGCTGCTGCACGAAGACGTTCACGCGGAAGCGGGCAATGTCGCCGAGCTCGAACGAGAAGTCGCATTCCCGGTGCTCTTCGAAGTTTTTCCGTTGCGTATCCGTCATCATGTCGTAGATCAGCGCATGCGTCTCATCCGAC
Proteins encoded in this region:
- a CDS encoding Cystathionine gamma-synthase (MaGe:77309966), which translates into the protein MHLETIAVHSGRTVDPSTGALAPPIHLSTTFERDEDGNFSRGFDYSRQDNPNRHSLETCLAALEGGTAAVAFPSGMAAISAVIEALHLTHPGRLILPQDMYFGIRSLLTDTEFGRKLDVTFVDMTGLPAIERACAGRAIGAIWIETPSNPLVSVADIAEIVNIAKAHGAVTCVDNTWATPLLQRPLELGADVVVHSLTKYIGGHSDVMAGAVVVREDGAHLEEMRAMQRHRGILLSPFDCWMALRGVATLSARMAVHCSNAMQLARHLEGHPKISAVHYPGLPSHSGHRIAAKQMNAFGGMLSIVLRGGRKNAMAVATTLQVFTRATSLGGNHSLIEHRASIEGLSTMAPEGLLRLSIGLEHVDDLRADLDRSLNAAFQ
- a CDS encoding Integrase (MaGe:77309967) gives rise to the protein MAVKSRWGFWKCCDRLRLDGYPWNPKRLWRVYCQLRLNLPRRTKKRLPVRLRQPLDVVPQPNTTWAVDFMSDTLYGGRRFRTLNILDEGVREALAIEVDTSLPAERVIRVLEQVVAWRGRPQAIRLDNGPELIADRFMTWCAEHGIELRYIQPGKPNQNAFIERFNRTYRTEVLNAYVFESLEQVREITEEWLQSYNEERPHEALAGLPPATYRTNLEARSSPLAVSP
- a CDS encoding hypothetical protein (Evidence 5 : Unknown function; MaGe:77309968), with translation MSQELQPIVSANVFNTVSLQGEEPLSSNPTRTSNSVELQGATVFPLSHHPSPLLSPGKLKGPIGASFREKAIGITIEICS
- a CDS encoding hypothetical protein (Evidence 5 : Unknown function; MaGe:77309969); translated protein: MRCGSFPHHCTELNGALVSSLYPIHEWVNLAGGVPADTGQATMQGAGRQTSREREYGEAVLGGYLSQHLPTGPMYICPTIGAFRNNPPKPTSSSNHWPNRSNIVPSLLEMNGPLCGPCCHLLHCSFSLVEHFNHPLKYLTHVWEDLYSIYSFSVPVLLRRLKGSIVCESNGENP
- a CDS encoding Resolvase (MaGe:77309970), yielding MNTVITATKPTVAYLRVSTSEQGHRGNGLEAQREAVERFARAEGFAVVEWITEVETGKGSNALARRPKLAEALKTARRRKAPVIVSKLDRLSRDVAFVAGLMAERVPFIVTELGMDVDPFVLHLYAALGQKERALISSRTKEALQAVKRRLARQGRKLGNPHPHKLREAQRKGAAATRTASDRFAASVLPMIEGYTAKGLTVREVAEELNKSGARTLRGGSWHASTVVKLRKRALHQ
- a CDS encoding FGE-sulfatase domain-containing protein (MaGe:77309973) yields the protein MRQGMRCYLLLLAMAGLSGVEAADLPSSKSAPSKMAEAIKGKDGAPMLLVSAGPFLMGSNDGLPNERPEHTVTVKVFYIDQYEVTAGRYQKFVELGKREIQDPGDEDAGRSLEDRPVVGVTWTEAAAYCIWAGKRLPSEAEWEKAARGTDGRRYPWGAMQPFVDIANYNRGLWVSETVTLVPVGSGLDGMSVRHGLKEGGKSPYGLAHMAGNAAEWVNDWYDREYYQQSPDTDPSGPKSGEKRVLRGGSWADLPTALRVTARFSAEPEFEDRTVGFRCAMDASK
- a CDS encoding Cytochrome c domain-containing protein (MaGe:77309974), with the protein product MGLVLLYALWTLRAPQRPSAGPVGPSTIEPTSLTAEMIPLVSGDEPIIEIFTKAGCPVCHAIPGIPGANGQVGPALTLGVTGSQRLADSSYRGRASTVHEYIVESVVDPSVFVVPGYPERTMPVWYGAKLSALALEKIADYLEHQTGNALAR
- a CDS encoding Twitching mobility protein (MaGe:77309975) → MDIRSLLKVMVDQEASDMYLTVDAPPIYRIHGSTQQTDAPPFNNEQLEALALALMRGQQRGEFEEKMEMNLALYYKELGRFRVNIFRQRGNVGLVFRLIKAEIQSVDQLQLPPIIKDIAMTKRGLVLVVGATGSGKSSSLAAMIDHRNSVHQGHIITVEDPIEFVHSHKKSLITQREIGFDTLNFQNALKNTLRQAPDVILIGEVRDTETMEAAITFAETGHLCIATLHSNNANQAIERIMNFFPVERHPQIYLQLSLNLRAIISQRLIPSLDGRRVPALEIMLDTPRVKDLVKKAEIDTLKEAMEQGVDEGCQTFDHVLFQLYKANKISLEQALINADSANNLRLKIKLEGLKGDDAVNALLDKHPSHQQSDAFKIQGNGNVIPLKKR